The DNA region TCCAAAAcccaatgaaaattaaatgaaataattctacCCAAAGCCCAAAGCTGAGCCTTGATTTTACCAATGAAATCAGTGGTCAGAAGGAGTTTACTGGCGAGTGAAGTGTCCTGGGACACCCTCAGCAAGAGCACAGCTCCTAAGAAAGGCTCTCCAAACAAAGCAGGTAGGCGGAGGAGAAACTAGGACTAAGGAAAGCTCATACTTGCTCTCCCCAAATGCTGTGGCTTTAACCATTATGAAAGTCCCAACCCGAGGAGTATGGCCCAAGACAAAGTCCTGgaacctgactaatacacagCAGGAAAATTCCTgtaggagagaaggagagatttATGGTAGTAATTGGGAGGGGAAAAGGCCCACAGGTACTAAGCTTCATCTCTTATAAAAGTCAACAGGTACATCACTTTAATTTCTCATGTTCATTCAAAAGGCTTACCAACCATGTCCTTGATTTGCTAGGGATACTGTTGTTCCTCtcgaaggaagagaaaaacagtttTCAGAAGAGGCTTGCCTACATCTACAGGATTTGACTCCCAATATTTGCCACTGCTGTTATCCACCAGAAATCAGTGAGATTTGATTGTATGCCTCAAGGCTTATATGAAGGATGTTTGAGGCCAAAACCCTGGTAACAAAGCTTTGCAAAGATTACCTACCAGGtgtggaaaaataagaacactcattcactgctggtggcaacAGAAAATGGTGCAGGCACTGTACAAGACcatttggctgttcctcagaaagctaagtatagaactatcatTTAACCTGGCAATCCCCAAAGGTATaataaacccaaaagaattgaaagcagagactcagttatttgcacgccaatgttcacAGGTGTGCAACTACCAAAAGATGGATACAACCCATGTGCCCATTGACTGATAAATGGATACATAAAGTATATTTATTtagtatataaatacaatggaacattatttagctgtaaaaaggaattaactttccttctaaaagtttttccTGTAAAAAGGAATGTGCCTTTCAGGGTGGTTGATGGGCTGGAGTTTGTGAGACAGGGGCCTGGGAGAAGGCAGCATTGTAAAGCAGGAGCATCAGAAAGTGCCAGAAGTCTCTTTAAGTGACTGGCTGAATAAAATGCTATACATGCACTGAGAGAGATTTCACAAAACCTAGCAAAAAACAGCTCCTGGGAAGCTAGACTTTAATAGAGACCCTAAAAGTCTTATGCAATGGGAGAGAAAGGACTCTGACAAGCAAGAGTTGAATGACTTTCTGAGAAGAGGAAGTCAAGAGACACCTCAGAAATTCCTTGCCTTAAGAATAAGGATTCTCCACCTCCCTCTCCTTCCAAGAAAGCCTAAAAATAGGTCTTAGAAGAAGAGAAGGCTGATTTGCCAGCAAATGCCTACCAGAACAAAACTCAACAAGAGTACAAAATCCTGATACTCAACAGCATAAATTAAAAAGTTACTTAGCTATTTAAAGAGAAATCTGACCTAGAATCCTGGGGGAAAATAGAAGCTAGCCCTGAGATGATTTATGTGGTGAAATTAGGGGACAAGAACTTTAAAGTAGCTATTATCACTATGTTCAaggaccaaaaaagaaaatattgtcatAATGAATGCGCAGATGGTGAACCTCAggagagaaatataaaaagaactatatGGAAATTCTAGAACATAACATACAAATTTAGACATGAAAAATTCACCAGGGGAAAATTCAGCAGATTAGAGAAAGCAGGAGGGTCAGTGAATCTTAAAACATATAAATAGAAATCAGCCAttctgaagaacagagagaaaaaatggtTAATAAAAATGAGCCAAATCTCCATGACCTGTGAGACAATATCAAGCTGTCTAATATATTTGTGATTGTGTCTCAGAAGTAGATGAGAGAGCATGAAGAGaaaacagttgaaaaaataatggccCAATTTTCCCCAAGTTTGGGCAAAAACAAACTTGTAGATCTAAGAAGCCTGGCAAACCCCATGAGAGATAAATACAAAGCAAACGACTCTTAGGTACCAATCTTAAATAAACtgctaaaaaggagaaaattctgaaaaaaggcagaataaaataaaatggtacaatacaaacagGGAAAAACACAATGCAAATGATGGCTCCCTTTTTGCCCAAAACAATGGAAGTGGGAAGACAATGAAGCAACAATGTTAAAGGACTGAAAGAAAACCCAGAATTTCATATTCAGTAAAAAATACCagcaatattaaaaacaaaataaagagtttttttgataaaaaaaaaaaaaactgagaatctGTTACCAGCAGATCTGTATGGCAGGAAGtgctaaagaaagttcttcagCCTGAAAGGATTTAACATCTGATGGAAACTTGGATTTACATGAAGGGATGCAGTGgataggaaataataaaaatgtggataaataaatatcaaagatAATATACACATTTTCCTCTTACTTTCTTTAAAACCATATTATAGTTCAAAGCGAAaagtttaagagtgtattgtggGATTTATAATCTATGTAAGTATATAAGGTAACAGCAGCGCAAAAAATGGGTGTGATTAAATGGAACTATTTTGTTTCAAGTTCTTAAACTTTTGCTGAAATGCTACAATATTAACTCTAAATAGAATGTTATAATTTAAGATGTATGCTGCCATTTCTAAAGCAATCGCAAAATAATGCAGAGATGCCAATGAAAAGCCAACAGAATAATTAAGATGGAACACTAAAATAATAGTTCAATTACCCAAAAGAGGGCTGGAAAGTAGAAACAGATGATTTAAACAAGTGGGATGAGTGGAAAACAACAAAATGGTTGACTTAAACCAAAACCATaccaataatcacattaaatataatgaaactatttaaaattcaaagacaaaatagcatggcccaactatatgctatttataagagatataccttaaaaataaagacacggatagttgaaaataaaagaaaggaaaacggAAAGACAATGAAACAGTAAAGATAAGAAAGATCAACTCtactaataacagacaaaatagtcttcaaaACAGCGAGTACTACCAGTGGTAATAAGTGATTTTTTGGTAAGATAAATGAGTTAATCAATCTGGCAAGAGacaataattataaatgttttaacacctaataacagagcttcaagatacacaaagcaaaaacACTGAAGCAAAGGGagaatagacaaattcacaattacaaagaaaaattgtGAATATCCCCCTCGCAGTGAAAGACAAAAATTAGACAAAAAATTTCATAAGACTATAGAAGATCTAAACAACTCTTTCGGCCACCTTGACCAAACTTAGGAAAGCTACTTTTGATAAATGAAGAGTACAgtcaaaataagtctcaataaatttcaaaaaattaaaaggtacagagtATGGTCTCTGACAACAGAAGTCGTTAAAGTCCCACATATTTAAACATCAGACAACTTATTTCTATATAACCCATGACTCAGAGAAGATAtcaaaaagagaattaaaaaaatattttgaaacaaatgataaagaaaacaaCATAGCAAAATGTGTGTGTTgtagctaaagcagtgcttagagggaaattaatacctttaaatgcttatattagaaaagagtGGTTTAAAATCAATGATCTATTTTTCCATCCGAAAAAGCTGGAACAAGTTAAAGCAAATTAAACCCCAGgtaagtagaaggaaggaaatactaatgataaaactagaaaacaatgaaataggaGCAAACAACAGAATTTAAGAagctaaaagttggttctttgaaaagattaagaaGGTCCATAGTTGCTAGGAAAGATCTTCCTTCATTCACTAACACACACACAAGGTTCCATTCCTTGGTCAAAACCCTGGAGACCCAGTGCATTATGTCATTCACAAGTTTAGATTTCAGAAGGTTCTGAGCTGCAAATagcatattttatataatactaCCAGGGAGGCCCAGATGGCACCCAGTAATCAAGCATATTACTACTGACGCATTGAAATGTATAAATATTGACGTGTAGAATGACAAATAATGGTTATAAATAGCCTCATCTCAGTTCAAGTCAGGTTTTGGTgaaaaaaactatgaaaataaattgggcatcagagggtttttgttttttgttttaatttcagagTTGCAGACAAGCTACTGCAGACTTCTACTACATTACTCCTGTTTACAGATAAATCATCTATGTCCCTGAGTGTTTATAAGGGATGATTTTCTTAGCTAAGATCacagaatttgaatttttttcctcctgTAGCTTCCAAGAAGCTAGAAGATCAGAATCTTTGTAAATCCAATGATCTTTACAATGACCTTGGCCTGGATATGAAAAGTGGACATAATCTTCAAAGGACATGGGGTTCTTTGGCTAAAGGGGATAGACATTTCAGGGAAACAAGCAGTCTTCTCCCACATGTAATTTTTAAGTCAAATAAGGGAATCATCAAAGTCATAAAGCAGACAATAGCAAATACTGATGAATACAAAACTGAAAATTCCCCTACAAGAATTCTACACAGTCAACATTTCTACTTTcagtttaaaaattccatttagtcTGGCAAATTCCATGCAAAAATGATCTTTTTAAGTCTACCATTAAAAAACCTAACTACATTacagttctaaaaaaaaatttcaaccttATTTAAAATAATCCCAGTAGAAAATGTCTGGGCCCAATTCTTTAACCATTTTCTCAAGCTCTGGGGAAACACAATTTTACAACCTaatatttaattctcaaaagGACCATAACACAAAGAACAGTAACAGAACAGTATCAATATTAATGATTGCAAAAATTTCCTTTAAAGACCATGCAATACTCCTACGGATGCTACCTGGAGCCATGCATGCATTAAATCAGATATTTGTACTTACTATTACTGCTACTGCTGTCATTCCTAAGGGAGCTGGCTGCAACAGGGGGTAACATAAATGGTTTTGTGACACTGACTCTGGAATCTAAATAGAAAGTAATAGTGTGTCAGTGCTGCATGGCGATTTACGTAAGTTACAGAGTCCCCAAAAGGTGAAGTGCAATATCAGAGTACTTTCCAGATTTGTTACCCAAGGTTAGATTACTCCTATTTATTTCATACTCGGTACTGCTGTtctattttattaagaaattcaCCACAATCATTTTGTAGATCAAAGATTTATTGCATgcctatgctaataaatatgaataatgaCCAACTGTTGGTAATTtatcattaaaaacaataaaatgacaatgaAATTAAGACTCTGCCTTAGAGAAAACCAGAGGAGAAAAAAGGAGTCTCATTACAGAACAACAGATGAGAATCAGAATTCATGATTAGAAGAGTTAGACCCTTAGGGGTAAGATGTGAAAAGGGAACAGTAAGACAACTAGGGGTGAGgaataatataaatgtaaattactAGCAAATATCAggtaagaaaatatagaaaagcctATCTTATACTGTTTACCCAGATAAAATTCTATTAGACAATGATGGATATTGCTTTGGTTTGGAAACCACCAAAGCTACCATCCCTAGCTTCTCGTGTgccatgaaatattttatatttccttctatattaaacatatacacacatatatagctACACATATATTTGATTCATTGGAAGATCCTTACCTATATAAATGATTCATGTTTgctgtttacatttaaaatggaaatgcttCTGTAGCTTACCTTTCTCAGGACTTAATGTTGAAGGAAGCACACAGTCACTCGTTTCAGATGCTACCATGAAATCCTTGATGGCATCAATggatttattaaaaatttgaaagaactGTTCAGGAGTAAATTGCCTGCGTTCTGTGTTTTTAGGTGGATTTTTTAcattctggaaggaaaaaaaaacaccacgcttatgtttttaaaatagtcaataGACTTAACCGAGGTCAAGGCAATAGACTGTAAATTTACCCTTCAAAGATTCAAGTATTTGAACGCTTAAAACCAACACTTTTAGGTATTGCTTTAAGCTACAGAATTCAAAATGGTACTGCAGGAGAGTGATCCCATCCAGTCCCATCTGGGGTTCGACTCCTGATAATGGTAACTTAGGAGGGACTGGGGCTGTGAGGTTAATACAATGTCATAACAATGAAATAATCCTGACAACACAGTGGGGGCACTGTTCTCAGGGGCGGTCACTATGAACATTACTgttcattaaaaatatacatacactTCTTCATAACACaggctccaaatagccaaaaatttaTAAGTCTGATGATACTAAGTATCGGCAAGGATGTGAAGCAAGGGGTGTCATACACTGCTTGTAAAATATAAATTGGTATATTTGACATTGAAAGAGATTTCAACTCTAAAGATGTCATTGATTGTAAATTATATTCTAATTTCAGATATTAGAACATGAAACAACAAAGTGATGAAATGCAGTGATTAGGCTATTAAGAATATGACAAGAATTCAGAGATTGGAGAATATAAATGGGACTGATGTTGCTTCTTAAAGGGTAGCTGAAATTTGCATGGGAGATAAGAGGGAGCACTTGGGTGTTTTGGGACAGCATCACATTAAAAATGTTAGCTTTAAACTTCAAGAAGCCCTTTTAGTAAGGACTTCTAAAACATTGGTCCTTTAAGCCCTATACTAAAGCAGGTCTTCTGAACCCCTTTCTATTATACACCACAGTTCAATAAAATAATATGTCTTAAGAACTGTTTTACCAGGAGTGATGCTAAAGCACTCATCAGGAATCATGTGTTGTCAGCCCTGTGAGACAGATCCTGCCATTGTCACCATTTTAGACATAAAGTGAAGCACAAAGATGTTAGGTTTACCAAGCTATTAAGTGAGAGATTTAGGATTTGAACTTTAACGCTTCACTCTGAACCTCTAGGTGTACACTGCCTCTCCTTAGAAGTCCAAAGCACTGTCATGCCAAATCCTGAAATTGGTGGCAACTAATTAGCAAATGGCTTGGAGAAGCCAAAAGTACACTTCTCTGTTGTGACATATTGGTGATACCAGTATAATCCCATTAAATGTCAAGCATAAGTGTCTATTGTAAACAATTTTCCTTTTCAAGATAAATGAACACTTGTAACTAGGAAGAAGGTTGTAAGGACttcattcacttaacaaataaagataaagacgtgtttgtttttacagttgtgcaaagaaattttatttttatattaagagACAACATTTAAGTCAATGCACATTACAGCACTGCAGTACAACTGCAAACAGCTATTTTCTGTGTTCAccttaaaaaattataaactcaGGTTCATAAATTAAAACTACACAAATAAAGATGCCGCCATATGCCTCCACCCCCAATCAGCATAGGTTTTAggggagagaaaaacaatctcatTGAACATGTGGTTACCTTAGGTGAGTGTTCTTCTATGCACTCCACAAGGTCATCCACTATTTTCACCAGTTTGTCTATGATAGAATAATTACTCAAGCCTTCAGAGATATCTGAAAACTTTTCCAGAAGCTCAGTCAAGCTGACCGTCAGTTGTTTCACCATCACACTTATCCAACAATGACTAGGCTACgagaaattgaaagaaaggaagataaaatgcatttattttaagtACAGTAAACTCAGAGAACCCTCCAA from Tamandua tetradactyla isolate mTamTet1 chromosome 7, mTamTet1.pri, whole genome shotgun sequence includes:
- the KITLG gene encoding kit ligand isoform X1, producing the protein MKKTQTWIITCIYLQLLLFNPLVKTKGTCRNRVTDDVKDVTKLVANLPKDYMITLNYVPGMEVLPSHCWISVMVKQLTVSLTELLEKFSDISEGLSNYSIIDKLVKIVDDLVECIEEHSPKNVKNPPKNTERRQFTPEQFFQIFNKSIDAIKDFMVASETSDCVLPSTLSPEKDSRVSVTKPFMLPPVAASSLRNDSSSSNRKASNSFGDSNLQWAAMALPAFFSLLIGFVFGALYWKKKQPNLTRAVEKIQINEEDNEISMLQEKEREFQEV
- the KITLG gene encoding kit ligand isoform X3; the encoded protein is MTKSLELRAIQPSHCWISVMVKQLTVSLTELLEKFSDISEGLSNYSIIDKLVKIVDDLVECIEEHSPKNVKNPPKNTERRQFTPEQFFQIFNKSIDAIKDFMVASETSDCVLPSTLSPEKDSRVSVTKPFMLPPVAASSLRNDSSSSNRKASNSFGDSNLQWAAMALPAFFSLLIGFVFGALYWKKKQPNLTRAVEKIQINEEDNEISMLQEKEREFQEV